A single Paraburkholderia sp. FT54 DNA region contains:
- the otsA gene encoding alpha,alpha-trehalose-phosphate synthase (UDP-forming) yields the protein MSRLIIVSNRVAPISEGGPAAGGLAVGVYDALKETGGMWFGWSGDVLSSGQPQIKVEERGPVTFATIALMRRDYDQYYRGFSNATLWPAFHYRADLLQYDRHDFGGYCRVNAWLAQQLVPLLREDDVIWVHDYHLIPFAQALRAAGVKNRIGFFLHIPFPASQVLLAVPPHRELVEALCSFDLLGFQTAPDLRAFSDYVINEANGTVDASAKGPLTIQAFGRTLRAAAYPIGVYPDEIAELAKAGERGKPVRTMKATLHSRKLIMSVDRLDYSKGLVERFRAFERLLEHATAQRNKVSFLQIAPPTRADMHAYQDIRLQLEGESGRINGRFAELDWTPILYIHKQYERSVLAALFRTAHVGYVTPLRDGMNLVAKEYVSAQDPENPGVLVLSRFAGAAQELDGALIVNPVDIDGMAEALARALDMPLAERQSRHRDMMVQLRENNVSVWRDNFMRDLQGVAGAKSTRNGKARAVPGKKATRETQAG from the coding sequence TACGACGCGCTGAAGGAAACCGGCGGCATGTGGTTCGGCTGGAGCGGTGACGTACTCAGCTCGGGTCAGCCGCAAATCAAGGTCGAGGAGCGCGGCCCGGTGACCTTCGCGACCATCGCGCTGATGCGCCGCGACTACGATCAGTACTATCGTGGCTTCTCGAACGCTACGCTGTGGCCCGCGTTCCACTATCGCGCCGACCTGCTGCAATACGACCGGCACGACTTCGGGGGCTATTGCCGCGTGAATGCGTGGCTTGCGCAACAACTCGTGCCGCTGCTGCGCGAAGACGACGTGATCTGGGTCCACGATTACCATCTGATTCCGTTCGCGCAGGCGCTGCGCGCGGCGGGCGTGAAGAATCGCATCGGCTTTTTCCTGCACATTCCGTTTCCGGCTTCGCAAGTATTGCTGGCGGTGCCGCCGCATCGCGAACTGGTCGAAGCGCTATGTTCGTTCGATCTGCTTGGCTTTCAAACGGCACCGGATCTGCGCGCGTTCTCCGATTACGTCATCAATGAGGCGAACGGCACGGTCGACGCATCGGCGAAAGGCCCGCTGACGATCCAGGCGTTCGGCCGCACGCTGCGCGCGGCGGCGTATCCGATCGGCGTCTATCCGGACGAGATCGCCGAACTCGCGAAAGCGGGTGAGCGCGGCAAACCGGTCCGCACGATGAAGGCGACGCTGCATTCGCGCAAACTGATCATGAGTGTGGACCGGCTCGATTATTCGAAAGGACTGGTCGAGCGTTTTCGCGCTTTCGAGCGGCTGCTCGAACACGCGACCGCGCAGCGCAACAAGGTGTCGTTCCTGCAGATCGCGCCGCCGACGCGCGCCGACATGCACGCGTACCAGGACATCCGCCTGCAGCTCGAAGGGGAGTCGGGACGTATCAACGGGCGCTTCGCCGAACTGGACTGGACGCCGATTCTCTACATCCACAAGCAGTACGAGCGCTCGGTGCTGGCCGCGCTGTTTCGCACCGCGCACGTCGGCTATGTCACACCGTTGCGTGATGGCATGAACCTCGTCGCCAAGGAGTATGTCTCGGCACAGGATCCGGAGAATCCCGGCGTGCTCGTGCTGTCGCGTTTTGCCGGCGCCGCGCAGGAACTGGACGGCGCGCTGATCGTCAATCCGGTCGATATCGATGGCATGGCCGAGGCGCTCGCGCGGGCGCTCGACATGCCGCTCGCGGAGCGTCAGTCGCGTCATCGCGACATGATGGTGCAGTTGCGCGAAAACAATGTGTCGGTATGGCGCGATAACTTCATGCGCGATTTGCAGGGCGTCGCTGGTGCAAAGAGCACCCGGAACGGGAAGGCGCGCGCAGTGCCGGGGAAAAAGGCAACGCGCGAAACCCAGGCCGGGTAG
- a CDS encoding ABC transporter ATP-binding protein, with product MEHLTIAQRNAQNAKLASYAHRPLAFLFRFIRRHPLAHAIVLCSVFAAVGCALASQYAIKHLIDVLGEGRHHPGPLWGAFAILVGLIAADNMLWRVGGWVAAHTFVAVTGDLRRDLFQYLSGHSPTYYSEKQPGMLASRITATSNAVYTAENTTAWNVLPPCIAVLGAIVMIIAVNPLMACGLMLCSAILSVVLYKLAGRGSARHHHFATKAASVDGELVDVISNMGLVRAFGMTFREQQRFGATVKAEMDARQQSLLYLEKLRLLHAVITALLSAGLLGWALWLWDQGKATSGDIVLVSSLGFTILHGTRDLAVALVDVTQHVARLAEAVRTLLEPHGMPDRDGATELVPQGGRIDFESVTFAYPRRRPILDHFDLHIEPGQRVGLIGKSGAGKSTVLALLQRFYETQGGAIRIDGQDIATITQDSLRHAIALVPQDISLFHRTVYENIAYGRPEASREEVLAAAREARCADFIEAMPEGYDTIVGDRGVKLSGGQRQRIAIARAILKNAPILLLDEATSALDSASEEAIQKALDRLMVGRTVVAIAHRLSTLNNFDRIIVMSAGKVIDDGSPEELRQRPGLYRDLLTKQYGKGHTLHIGGKKVDEQHVV from the coding sequence TTGGAACATTTAACCATCGCCCAGCGTAATGCCCAGAACGCAAAGCTCGCGAGCTATGCGCATAGGCCGCTTGCGTTCCTTTTCCGCTTTATCCGCCGCCATCCGCTCGCGCACGCGATCGTCCTGTGCAGCGTGTTTGCGGCCGTGGGCTGTGCGCTCGCTTCGCAATACGCGATTAAACACCTGATCGACGTGCTCGGCGAAGGCCGGCATCATCCCGGTCCGCTGTGGGGCGCGTTCGCCATCCTGGTCGGCCTGATCGCCGCCGACAACATGCTGTGGCGGGTCGGCGGCTGGGTCGCCGCGCATACGTTCGTCGCCGTGACCGGCGACCTGCGGCGCGACCTGTTCCAGTATCTGAGCGGACACTCGCCCACCTACTACTCCGAGAAACAGCCGGGCATGCTCGCGAGCCGGATCACGGCAACCTCTAACGCGGTCTATACGGCTGAGAACACCACCGCATGGAACGTGCTGCCGCCGTGCATCGCGGTGCTCGGCGCGATCGTCATGATCATCGCGGTGAATCCGCTGATGGCCTGCGGCCTGATGCTGTGCTCGGCCATTCTGTCGGTCGTGCTGTACAAACTGGCCGGTCGCGGCTCGGCGCGCCATCACCATTTCGCCACCAAGGCGGCGTCGGTGGACGGCGAGCTGGTCGACGTGATCAGCAACATGGGCCTCGTGCGCGCTTTCGGCATGACGTTTCGCGAGCAACAGCGTTTCGGCGCGACGGTCAAAGCCGAGATGGATGCGCGCCAGCAGAGCCTGCTGTATCTGGAAAAGTTGCGCCTGCTGCACGCGGTGATCACCGCGCTGCTGTCGGCGGGCTTGCTGGGCTGGGCGCTCTGGCTGTGGGATCAAGGCAAGGCGACTTCGGGTGACATCGTGCTCGTCAGTTCGCTCGGCTTCACGATCCTGCACGGCACCCGCGATCTGGCCGTGGCACTCGTCGACGTCACGCAGCACGTGGCGCGCCTCGCTGAAGCCGTACGCACGCTGCTCGAACCACACGGCATGCCGGATCGCGACGGCGCGACCGAACTCGTGCCGCAAGGCGGCCGCATCGATTTCGAAAGCGTGACGTTCGCCTACCCGCGCCGTCGCCCGATTCTCGATCACTTCGACCTGCATATCGAACCCGGCCAGCGCGTCGGACTGATCGGCAAGTCGGGCGCGGGTAAATCGACGGTGCTGGCATTGCTGCAGCGTTTCTACGAAACCCAAGGCGGCGCGATCAGGATCGACGGCCAGGACATCGCCACGATCACGCAAGACAGCCTGCGTCACGCGATCGCGTTGGTGCCGCAGGACATCTCGCTGTTCCATCGCACGGTGTACGAGAACATCGCCTACGGGCGCCCGGAGGCGAGCCGCGAAGAAGTGCTCGCGGCCGCGCGCGAGGCGCGTTGCGCGGACTTCATCGAGGCCATGCCGGAAGGCTATGACACGATCGTCGGCGACCGCGGCGTGAAGCTGTCGGGCGGCCAGCGCCAGCGGATCGCGATTGCACGCGCGATTCTGAAGAACGCGCCGATCCTGCTGCTCGACGAAGCCACCTCGGCGCTCGACAGCGCGTCGGAAGAAGCGATCCAGAAGGCACTCGACCGGCTGATGGTCGGCCGCACGGTGGTCGCGATCGCGCACCGTCTGTCGACGCTGAACAACTTCGACCGGATCATCGTGATGAGCGCCGGCAAGGTCATCGACGACGGCAGCCCGGAAGAGCTGCGCCAGCGTCCGGGCCTGTATCGCGATCTGCTCACCAAGCAGTATGGCAAGGGCCACACGCTGCACATCGGCGGCAAGAAGGTCGACGAACAGCACGTGGTCTGA
- a CDS encoding glycosyltransferase family 4 protein, translating to MRIAQIAPLHEAVPPKLYGGTERVVSYLTEALVEQGHDVTLFASGDSQTSAKLEAFWPQALRLDPTIRDVMAPHMLLLEEVRRRADEFDVLHFHIDYYPFSLFARQPVPFLTTLHGRLDLPELQPIFNTFSDVPVVSISDNQRIPLQQANWLQTVYHGLPENVLTPISNVEPGYLAFLGRVSPEKGLDRAIRIAGQAGMKLKVAAKIDKADRAYYEEVIKPLMALPHVEYIGEIGEAEKREFLGNAHALVFPIDWPEPFGLVMIEAMACGTPVIAFNRGSVPEVIENGVSGFVVEDEISAVAAVKRLHTLPRAGVRKAFESRFSSKVMAKNYVATYEELLRQKHRTVLREVNAS from the coding sequence ATGCGAATCGCTCAAATCGCTCCGTTGCACGAGGCGGTTCCTCCCAAGCTGTACGGTGGTACGGAACGCGTGGTGTCCTATCTGACTGAAGCTTTGGTCGAGCAAGGCCACGACGTCACGCTCTTTGCGAGCGGCGATTCGCAGACCTCGGCGAAACTCGAAGCTTTCTGGCCGCAGGCGCTGCGCCTCGACCCGACCATTCGCGACGTGATGGCGCCGCACATGCTGCTGCTCGAAGAAGTGCGCCGCCGCGCGGACGAATTCGACGTGCTGCATTTCCACATCGACTACTACCCGTTCTCGCTGTTCGCCCGCCAGCCGGTGCCGTTCCTGACCACGCTGCACGGCCGTCTCGATCTGCCGGAACTGCAGCCGATCTTCAATACGTTCAGCGACGTACCGGTCGTGTCGATTTCGGACAACCAGCGTATTCCGCTGCAACAGGCGAACTGGCTGCAAACCGTGTATCACGGCCTGCCGGAAAACGTGCTCACGCCGATCTCCAATGTCGAGCCGGGCTACCTCGCTTTCCTCGGCCGCGTCTCGCCGGAGAAGGGCCTCGACCGCGCGATCCGCATCGCCGGCCAGGCAGGCATGAAGCTCAAGGTCGCCGCCAAGATCGACAAGGCCGACCGCGCCTATTACGAAGAAGTGATCAAGCCGCTGATGGCGCTCCCGCACGTCGAGTACATCGGCGAAATCGGCGAAGCCGAAAAGCGTGAGTTCCTCGGCAACGCGCATGCATTGGTGTTCCCGATCGACTGGCCGGAGCCGTTCGGTCTGGTCATGATCGAAGCCATGGCGTGCGGCACGCCGGTGATCGCGTTCAATCGCGGTTCGGTGCCGGAAGTGATCGAAAACGGCGTGTCGGGCTTCGTCGTCGAAGACGAAATCAGCGCGGTCGCCGCAGTCAAGCGTCTGCACACACTGCCGCGCGCGGGTGTGCGCAAGGCGTTCGAGTCGCGTTTCTCGTCGAAGGTGATGGCGAAAAACTACGTCGCCACCTACGAAGAACTGCTGCGTCAGAAACACCGCACGGTGCTGCGCGAAGTCAACGCCAGCTAA
- a CDS encoding DUF2214 family protein, whose protein sequence is MLVRWLLAAIHLLAYGFALASILRRTWALRRATVPAALRSVFRADTGWGISALVLIVTGLMRAFGGFEKGADYYLHEPLFHLKMTLLVIIVILEVPSMLALMRWRAAIRKGAAPDLHKARSYARFSVIQTILMVLMVFAATGMARGVGLPAGVV, encoded by the coding sequence ATGCTGGTTCGCTGGTTGCTTGCCGCCATCCATCTGCTTGCTTATGGCTTCGCGCTCGCGTCGATTCTGCGGCGCACGTGGGCGCTACGCCGCGCCACCGTGCCTGCTGCGCTGCGCTCCGTGTTCCGCGCGGATACTGGCTGGGGCATCTCGGCATTGGTGCTGATCGTCACCGGGCTGATGCGCGCTTTCGGCGGTTTCGAAAAGGGCGCCGACTACTACCTCCACGAGCCGCTCTTTCACCTCAAGATGACGCTGCTCGTGATCATTGTCATCCTCGAAGTTCCGTCGATGCTCGCGCTGATGCGCTGGCGCGCCGCGATCAGGAAAGGCGCCGCGCCGGATCTGCACAAAGCGCGCTCCTATGCGCGCTTTAGCGTGATCCAGACGATATTGATGGTGCTGATGGTGTTTGCGGCGACCGGGATGGCGCGCGGCGTAGGGTTGCCCGCGGGCGTGGTGTAA
- a CDS encoding ABC transporter ATP-binding protein produces MTRKKLDFRGQAFKDVLGFTFHHWAQQPWRILVITALVLLSALADVLTPMFAGRLVDAIASGAASNAVAWHAALTAFCVLGALGLGATLLRQGVYFNIIRLTLRMMSEIAANAFHRVQRFSTDWHANSFAGSTVRKITRGMWALDLLNDTLLIALFPSLVMLVGATVLLGWRWPMMGAVVGIGSVVYIAVTVAMSLGFVAPAARLANAWDTRMGGALADAVSCNGVVKAFGAEEREEVLLSRVIGKWRHRTRRTWMRGTINGGVQGGMLVAIQAAILGAALLLWARGEAGVGDITFALTMFFMLQGYLRDVGMHIRNLQRSVNDMEELVSLESQPLGIEDRPGAGPITIGKGEIRFEHVTFHYGTNGQPLYDNFSVRIAPGERVGLVGHSGSGKTTFIKLIQRLYDISEGRITIDGQDIAQARQASLRSQIAIVQQEPVLFHRSLAENIAYARPGASRVEIERAAKLASAHDFIAALPNGYDTLVGERGVKLSGGERQRVAIARAFLADAPILILDEATSSLDSESEVLIQQAMERLMMGRTTLVVAHRLSTVRALDRLLVLDKGKVIEEGSHEALIKLENGLYRRLFERQALELIKGLAEPEFTTRTTRPGVNQMDDASLLVEK; encoded by the coding sequence ATGACCAGAAAAAAACTCGACTTTCGCGGACAAGCCTTCAAGGACGTCCTGGGCTTTACCTTCCATCACTGGGCGCAACAGCCCTGGCGCATCCTCGTCATCACCGCGCTGGTGCTGCTCTCGGCATTGGCCGACGTGCTCACGCCGATGTTCGCGGGACGCCTCGTCGACGCCATTGCATCCGGCGCGGCCAGCAACGCCGTCGCCTGGCATGCGGCGCTCACGGCCTTCTGCGTGCTGGGCGCGCTCGGCCTCGGCGCCACGTTGCTGCGGCAAGGCGTGTACTTCAACATCATCCGGCTCACGCTCAGGATGATGAGCGAGATCGCCGCCAACGCGTTTCATCGCGTGCAACGCTTTTCGACCGACTGGCACGCCAACAGCTTCGCCGGTTCCACGGTGCGCAAGATCACGCGCGGCATGTGGGCGCTCGACCTGCTCAACGACACACTGCTGATCGCGCTGTTCCCCTCGCTCGTCATGCTGGTCGGCGCGACGGTCCTGCTCGGCTGGCGCTGGCCGATGATGGGCGCGGTCGTCGGTATCGGCTCCGTCGTGTATATCGCGGTGACGGTGGCCATGTCGCTCGGCTTCGTGGCGCCGGCCGCGCGCCTCGCGAATGCATGGGACACGCGCATGGGCGGCGCACTCGCCGACGCGGTCAGCTGCAACGGTGTCGTCAAGGCGTTCGGCGCGGAAGAGCGCGAAGAAGTGCTGTTGTCGCGCGTGATCGGCAAGTGGCGGCACCGCACACGCCGCACGTGGATGCGCGGCACGATCAACGGCGGCGTCCAGGGCGGCATGCTGGTGGCGATCCAGGCCGCCATTCTCGGCGCGGCGCTGCTGTTGTGGGCACGCGGCGAGGCGGGCGTCGGCGACATCACGTTCGCGCTGACCATGTTCTTCATGCTGCAAGGCTATCTGCGCGACGTGGGCATGCACATCCGCAACCTGCAACGCTCGGTCAACGACATGGAGGAACTGGTGTCGCTGGAGAGCCAGCCGCTCGGTATCGAAGACCGCCCCGGCGCGGGTCCGATCACGATCGGCAAAGGCGAGATCCGCTTCGAACACGTCACTTTCCACTACGGAACGAATGGCCAGCCGCTTTACGACAACTTCTCCGTGCGCATCGCGCCGGGCGAGCGCGTCGGGCTGGTCGGGCATTCGGGCTCGGGGAAGACCACGTTCATCAAGCTGATCCAGCGGCTCTATGACATTTCGGAAGGCCGGATCACGATCGACGGTCAGGACATTGCGCAAGCGCGGCAGGCGTCGTTGCGCAGCCAGATCGCAATCGTTCAGCAGGAGCCGGTGCTGTTCCACCGCTCGCTCGCCGAGAACATCGCGTATGCGCGGCCCGGCGCGAGCCGTGTCGAGATCGAGCGCGCCGCGAAGCTCGCGAGCGCGCACGACTTCATCGCCGCGCTGCCCAATGGCTATGACACGCTGGTCGGTGAACGCGGTGTCAAGCTCTCGGGCGGCGAACGTCAGCGCGTCGCCATCGCGCGGGCGTTTCTCGCCGACGCGCCGATCCTGATTCTGGACGAAGCGACGTCGAGCCTCGACAGCGAAAGCGAAGTGCTGATCCAGCAGGCCATGGAGCGGCTGATGATGGGCCGCACCACGCTGGTGGTGGCGCACCGCCTTTCCACAGTGCGTGCGCTGGACCGGCTGCTGGTGCTGGATAAGGGCAAGGTGATCGAGGAAGGCAGCCACGAGGCGCTGATCAAACTCGAGAACGGCCTGTACCGGCGGTTGTTCGAGCGTCAGGCGCTTGAGTTGATCAAGGGGCTGGCCGAGCCGGAATTCACGACTCGAACCACGCGGCCAGGCGTGAACCAGATGGACGATGCCAGCTTGCTGGTCGAGAAGTAA
- the dnaQ gene encoding DNA polymerase III subunit epsilon — MRQLILDTETTGLNARTGDRILELGCVELVNRRLTGNNLHFYINPERDSDPGALAVHGLTTEFLSDKPKFGEIADQFRDFIQGADLIIHNAPFDIGFLDAEFALLGLPQVSTYCGEIIDTLARAKQMFPGKRNSLDALCDRFGISNAHRTLHGALLDSELLAEVYLAMTRGQESLVIDMLGESHAGGDARAPRVAISSLDLIVIAASDDELAAHQAVLDGLDKAVKGTSVWRLEPAPTADEQTA; from the coding sequence ATGCGTCAACTCATCCTCGATACCGAAACCACCGGCCTGAATGCCCGCACCGGCGACCGGATTCTCGAACTCGGCTGTGTCGAGCTGGTGAACCGCCGGCTCACCGGCAACAACCTGCACTTCTATATCAACCCGGAACGCGACAGCGATCCGGGCGCATTGGCCGTTCACGGCCTCACCACCGAATTCCTCAGCGACAAGCCGAAGTTCGGCGAGATCGCCGACCAGTTCCGCGACTTCATCCAGGGCGCGGACCTGATCATTCACAATGCACCGTTCGATATCGGCTTTCTCGATGCCGAGTTCGCGTTGCTGGGTTTGCCGCAGGTGAGCACCTACTGCGGCGAAATCATCGACACGCTGGCGCGCGCCAAGCAGATGTTCCCCGGCAAGCGCAATTCACTCGACGCGCTGTGCGACCGCTTTGGCATCAGCAACGCGCACCGTACGCTGCACGGCGCCCTGCTCGACTCGGAACTGCTCGCCGAAGTCTATCTGGCAATGACGCGCGGCCAGGAAAGCCTCGTCATCGACATGCTCGGCGAGTCGCACGCCGGCGGCGATGCGCGCGCGCCGCGCGTCGCGATCAGTTCGCTGGATCTGATCGTGATCGCCGCCAGTGACGACGAGCTCGCCGCGCACCAGGCGGTGCTCGACGGCCTCGACAAGGCGGTCAAGGGCACGAGCGTGTGGCGCCTCGAACCCGCCCCGACCGCGGATGAGCAAACCGCTTAA
- the rnhA gene encoding ribonuclease HI — MTSDLIDIYTDGACKGNPGPGGWGALLRFGDQEKELFGGEANTTNNRMELMGVIAALEALKRPCKAVVHTDSQYVQKGISEWIHGWKKKGWITAAKQPVKNADLWKRLDALVAQHEIEWRWVRGHNGHPENERADQLANRGVASLAQI, encoded by the coding sequence ATGACTTCCGATCTCATCGATATTTATACCGACGGTGCCTGCAAGGGCAACCCCGGCCCCGGCGGCTGGGGCGCGCTGCTGCGCTTCGGCGACCAGGAAAAAGAACTGTTCGGCGGCGAAGCCAACACCACCAACAATCGCATGGAGCTAATGGGCGTGATCGCCGCGCTCGAAGCGCTGAAGCGCCCCTGCAAGGCGGTCGTGCACACCGACTCGCAATACGTGCAAAAAGGCATCAGCGAGTGGATCCACGGCTGGAAGAAAAAAGGCTGGATCACCGCCGCGAAGCAGCCGGTCAAGAACGCCGATTTGTGGAAGCGGCTCGATGCGCTCGTCGCGCAACACGAAATCGAATGGCGCTGGGTGCGCGGGCACAACGGGCACCCGGAGAATGAGCGCGCGGATCAGCTGGCCAATCGCGGCGTCGCGTCACTCGCGCAGATCTAG
- a CDS encoding class I SAM-dependent methyltransferase, with amino-acid sequence MTDRAIIDWPAWTDSPPGRYVLEWEQTQLDRVVSDVFGYHALQLGLPQLDALRENRMPCRGLVLDAASGASAPYAYPRGAGRAGGNGARNGSSNGAAQGGLIGLPAPAGRSAVWCDLLDLPFEAQSVDLIVMPHTLEFTSDPHRLLREAERVLMPEGQLIILGFNSLSLWGARQSVGKMTGRPFVPAAVDLIAFTRLKDWIKLLGFDLERGRFGCYRPPLASEQWLSRYGFMEAAGDRWWPIFGATYMIKAIKRVRGMRLVGPLKVKKPVLAAGLAPAATPNTRNHTQ; translated from the coding sequence ATGACTGATCGAGCGATTATAGACTGGCCCGCCTGGACCGACTCGCCACCTGGCCGATACGTGCTCGAGTGGGAGCAAACCCAGCTCGACCGTGTGGTGTCGGACGTGTTCGGTTACCATGCGCTGCAACTCGGCCTGCCGCAGCTCGACGCCCTGCGCGAGAACCGCATGCCGTGCCGCGGGCTCGTGCTCGACGCCGCCAGCGGAGCGAGCGCGCCGTACGCGTATCCGCGCGGCGCGGGGCGTGCCGGCGGCAATGGCGCTCGCAACGGTTCGAGCAACGGCGCCGCTCAAGGCGGACTGATCGGCCTGCCAGCTCCGGCCGGACGCAGCGCCGTATGGTGCGACCTGCTGGACCTGCCGTTCGAAGCACAAAGCGTCGATCTGATCGTCATGCCGCACACGCTGGAATTCACGAGCGACCCGCACCGTCTGCTGCGCGAAGCCGAGCGCGTGCTGATGCCCGAAGGTCAGCTGATCATTCTCGGCTTCAATTCGCTCTCGTTATGGGGCGCGCGGCAATCGGTCGGCAAGATGACCGGGCGGCCTTTCGTGCCGGCCGCCGTCGATCTGATCGCCTTCACGCGCCTGAAAGACTGGATCAAGCTGCTGGGCTTCGACCTTGAACGCGGGCGCTTCGGCTGTTATCGTCCGCCGCTTGCGAGCGAACAATGGCTGTCCCGCTACGGCTTCATGGAAGCCGCCGGCGACCGCTGGTGGCCGATTTTCGGCGCCACCTACATGATCAAGGCGATCAAGCGCGTGCGCGGCATGCGTCTCGTCGGCCCGTTGAAAGTGAAGAAACCCGTCCTCGCCGCGGGCCTCGCGCCCGCCGCCACACCGAATACACGCAACCACACTCAATGA
- the gloB gene encoding hydroxyacylglutathione hydrolase: MNALEYVPVPAFDDNYIWVVSDGHHAAVVDPGEAAPVKAYLAKRGWRLSAILLTHHHQDHVGGVADLLNGQAVPVYGPAGEAIEHLTSRLKNGDHVSIAAPALELSVLDVPGHTSGHIAYFQAADPQGTPHVFCGDTLFACGCGRLFEGTPKQMLASLDALAALPGATEVHCAHEYTLSNIRFALACEPGNVELQAWRDKASELRARDVPTLPTTIAHERAVNPFLRAGDPVVQASLQEQLHEKVPDRLTAFTLMREWKNRFR; encoded by the coding sequence ATGAATGCGCTCGAGTACGTACCGGTCCCGGCGTTTGATGACAATTACATCTGGGTCGTTTCCGACGGACACCACGCGGCGGTCGTCGATCCGGGTGAGGCCGCCCCCGTCAAAGCCTATCTGGCGAAACGGGGTTGGCGGCTGAGCGCTATTTTACTCACGCACCATCATCAAGACCACGTCGGCGGGGTGGCCGATCTGCTGAATGGCCAGGCCGTGCCCGTCTACGGCCCCGCCGGTGAAGCGATCGAGCATCTCACGAGCCGTCTGAAAAATGGCGATCATGTGTCGATCGCGGCGCCCGCGCTCGAATTGAGCGTACTGGATGTGCCGGGTCACACGAGCGGCCACATCGCTTATTTCCAGGCGGCCGACCCGCAGGGCACGCCGCATGTGTTTTGCGGCGACACGCTGTTCGCCTGCGGTTGCGGCCGGCTGTTCGAAGGCACGCCCAAGCAGATGCTCGCCTCGCTGGATGCGCTGGCCGCCTTGCCCGGCGCGACCGAGGTTCACTGCGCGCACGAGTACACGCTGTCGAATATCCGCTTCGCGCTCGCCTGCGAGCCGGGCAACGTCGAACTGCAAGCCTGGCGGGACAAAGCGAGCGAGCTGCGCGCGCGCGACGTGCCCACGCTGCCCACCACGATCGCACACGAACGCGCGGTGAATCCGTTTTTGCGCGCCGGCGATCCGGTGGTGCAAGCGAGCTTGCAGGAACAGTTGCACGAGAAGGTGCCGGATCGACTGACGGCCTTTACTTTGATGCGCGAATGGAAAAACCGCTTCCGTTGA